A single region of the Terriglobales bacterium genome encodes:
- a CDS encoding D-alanine--D-alanine ligase family protein has protein sequence MKKLRVGVLFGGRSGEHEVSLLSAASVIEAVDKSRYEVIPIGITKDGRWLTSAHAERLLRGEKPAVPERHLRAGDPAATPEAALLASGQGVIVPPVPPAPGADDSQSLIPFQSNSHPAARAVNVDVIFPVLHGTFGEDGTIQGLLELADIAYVGAGVLGSAAGMDKDVMKQLFRAAGLSIVRHLTFLRGDWERDPARVRREIQKKLRYPLFVKPANLGSSVGITKAHGPDELAASLDEAARYDRKLIVEEAVGGKKHKARELECSVLGNDDPEASVPGEVVPGKEFYDYAAKYLDEGSELIIPAKLTRAQTKKVQELAVAAFRAVDCSGLARVDFLMDPASKKIYVNEINTMPGFTSISMYPKLWAATGIGYSELIARLIQLGLERHADKKKNRYSR, from the coding sequence ATGAAGAAGCTGCGAGTGGGCGTGTTGTTCGGCGGGCGTTCGGGCGAGCACGAGGTCTCTCTTCTCTCCGCGGCCTCGGTCATCGAGGCCGTCGACAAGTCCAGGTACGAAGTCATCCCCATCGGCATCACCAAGGACGGGCGCTGGCTGACCTCGGCGCACGCCGAGCGGCTGCTGCGCGGCGAGAAGCCCGCCGTCCCTGAGCGCCACCTGCGCGCCGGCGATCCCGCCGCCACTCCCGAAGCCGCGCTGCTGGCCTCGGGCCAAGGCGTGATCGTCCCGCCCGTGCCCCCGGCGCCGGGCGCCGACGACTCCCAGTCGCTCATCCCTTTCCAGAGCAACAGTCATCCCGCCGCACGCGCGGTCAACGTGGACGTCATCTTTCCGGTACTGCACGGCACCTTCGGCGAGGACGGCACCATCCAGGGCCTGCTGGAGTTGGCCGACATCGCCTACGTGGGCGCGGGCGTGCTGGGCTCGGCCGCGGGCATGGACAAGGACGTCATGAAGCAGCTCTTCCGCGCCGCCGGGCTGTCCATCGTCCGCCACCTCACCTTCCTGCGTGGCGACTGGGAGCGCGACCCGGCGCGCGTCCGCCGCGAGATCCAGAAGAAGCTTCGCTACCCGCTCTTCGTGAAGCCCGCCAACCTGGGCTCCTCGGTGGGCATCACCAAGGCGCACGGCCCGGACGAACTGGCCGCCTCGCTCGACGAGGCCGCGCGCTACGACCGCAAGCTCATCGTCGAGGAGGCCGTGGGTGGCAAGAAGCACAAGGCGCGGGAGCTGGAGTGCTCGGTGCTGGGCAACGACGATCCCGAAGCCTCGGTGCCGGGCGAGGTCGTCCCCGGCAAGGAGTTCTACGACTACGCTGCCAAGTATCTGGACGAGGGCTCGGAGCTGATCATCCCGGCCAAGCTCACGCGCGCGCAGACCAAGAAGGTGCAGGAGCTGGCGGTGGCCGCCTTCCGCGCCGTGGACTGTTCGGGGCTGGCGCGCGTGGATTTTCTGATGGATCCCGCGAGCAAGAAGATCTACGTCAACGAGATCAACACCATGCCCGGCTTCACCTCCATCAGCATGTACCCCAAGCTGTGGGCGGCCACCGGCATCGGGTACTCCGAGCTCATCGCCCGGCTCATCCAGCTCGGCCTGGAGCGCCACGCCGACAAGAAGAAGAACCGCTACAGCCGCTAG
- a CDS encoding RDD family protein, protein MSAPTPAPVPPPSLSMGGYAPEPGALVGVPFWPRFGARLLDLLVHYVISFGAGVIIGIFLAISASLNHTPLQPLIARTTSLSALTFIAAILGAMLYHVISEGGHGSSLGKLALGLVVLQEDGTPCRMGAALVRSLAYYVDALFFGIIAYVAMQKSPLQQRYGDQWAHTVVVRRSQVAPERLRSSGRFLGVLFLAAAADAALLLLTYAIKLVS, encoded by the coding sequence ATGTCCGCGCCGACGCCAGCACCCGTTCCGCCGCCGTCGTTGTCCATGGGCGGCTACGCCCCTGAACCCGGCGCTTTGGTGGGCGTTCCTTTCTGGCCGCGCTTCGGAGCGCGCCTGCTCGACCTGCTGGTGCACTACGTGATCTCCTTCGGCGCCGGGGTGATCATCGGGATCTTCCTGGCCATCAGCGCCAGCCTGAACCACACGCCGCTGCAGCCGCTGATCGCCCGGACCACCTCGCTGTCGGCGCTGACCTTCATCGCCGCCATCCTGGGCGCCATGCTGTACCACGTGATCTCGGAGGGCGGGCACGGGAGCTCGCTGGGCAAGCTCGCCCTGGGCCTGGTAGTGCTGCAGGAGGACGGCACGCCCTGCCGCATGGGAGCGGCGCTGGTGCGCTCCCTGGCCTACTACGTGGACGCGCTCTTCTTCGGGATCATCGCTTACGTGGCCATGCAGAAGTCGCCGCTGCAGCAGCGCTACGGCGATCAGTGGGCGCACACGGTGGTGGTGCGGCGCTCCCAGGTCGCGCCCGAGCGCCTGCGCAGCAGCGGACGCTTCCTGGGCGTGCTCTTCCTGGCCGCGGCGGCCGACGCCGCCCTGCTCCTGCTGACCTACGCCATCAAGCTGGTGTCGTAG
- the rocF gene encoding arginase: protein MATTTTTPFSNIIPRKIRVIGVPLDLGQSRRGVDMGPSAVRVAGLEARLEALGHKVEDAGNIAVAIPEMKKEGDPHAKYLKEITATCTKHAELVLKTLEAGKMPVALGGDHSIAAGTVAGVAEFYRRQQQKIGLLWIDAHTDINTPESSPSGNVHGMPLAAIMGLGPADLANLFGFSPKVAPDNCVLVGVRDIDQIEKENVRKAGVEVFTMRDIDERGMRTVMEEALRMAGRGAAGYHVSLDMDWIDPEDAPGVGTPVRGGATYREGHLAMEIIADHGRMTSFEIVEVNPVIDEHNRTADLAVELALSAFGKKIL, encoded by the coding sequence ATGGCTACGACGACGACAACTCCTTTTTCGAACATCATCCCGCGGAAGATCCGGGTGATCGGGGTGCCGCTGGACCTGGGCCAGTCGCGCCGCGGCGTGGACATGGGCCCTTCGGCGGTGCGGGTGGCCGGGCTGGAGGCCCGCCTGGAGGCCCTCGGCCACAAGGTCGAGGACGCCGGCAACATCGCCGTCGCTATCCCCGAGATGAAGAAGGAGGGCGACCCGCACGCCAAGTACCTCAAGGAGATCACCGCCACCTGCACCAAGCACGCCGAGCTGGTGCTGAAGACGCTGGAGGCGGGCAAGATGCCGGTGGCGCTGGGCGGCGACCACTCCATCGCTGCGGGCACGGTGGCGGGCGTGGCCGAGTTCTATCGCCGCCAGCAGCAGAAGATCGGCTTGCTCTGGATCGACGCCCATACCGACATCAACACCCCCGAGTCCTCGCCCAGCGGCAACGTCCACGGCATGCCTTTGGCCGCCATCATGGGACTGGGTCCCGCCGATCTGGCCAACCTCTTCGGCTTCTCTCCCAAGGTCGCTCCGGACAATTGCGTGCTGGTGGGCGTGCGCGACATCGATCAGATCGAGAAGGAGAACGTGCGCAAGGCCGGGGTGGAGGTCTTCACCATGCGCGACATCGACGAGCGCGGCATGCGCACGGTGATGGAAGAGGCGCTGCGCATGGCCGGACGCGGCGCCGCCGGCTACCACGTCTCCCTCGACATGGACTGGATCGATCCCGAGGACGCCCCCGGGGTGGGTACCCCGGTGCGCGGCGGCGCTACCTACCGCGAAGGCCACCTGGCCATGGAGATCATCGCCGACCACGGCCGCATGACCTCGTTCGAGATCGTCGAGGTCAACCCCGTCATCGACGAGCACAACCGCACCGCCGACCTGGCCGTGGAGCTCGCCCTCTCCGCGTTCGGCAAGAAGATCCTCTAG